In Solanum lycopersicum chromosome 3, SLM_r2.1, the genomic stretch acttgagacctccaacatggaagtgcCAAGCTCAAAGTACTGGGCCACCCCGAAGGGTcattttagagataaactcctcttgtaagattttatttattttttagttcttCCCTAATTAGTCTAGACTTTTGAAGTGCCTTACCCTTAGGAGCAGCATATTATTGAAATATGCTGCAAGCGCTCTCACAATTAATGCCAATTCTGTAGTGTTTTTTTTAGATGTCCCAGTTAATGCATTCAGATCCAAAGCATctactttcaaaaataaattgaaaaacttTGTATCTGTGCCATACTTCTAAAATTGACTCAATACcacacttacatttttattgttattagtgGTGAAGCAATGAAAATTAGTTCATACTTGGAAATGTTATTTGCCTGTTTCAGGGTGCCTTTGTGCCAATTCTGTAGTGTTTTTTTTAGATGTCCCAGTTAATGCATTCAGATCCAAAGCATctactttcaaaaataaattgaaaaacttTGTAACTGTGCCATACTTCTAAAATTGACTCAATACcacacttacatttttattgttattggtGGTGAAGCAATGAAAATTAGTTCATACTTGGAAATGTTATTTGCCTGTTTCAGGGTGCCTTTGTGCTTTGTCGTCTTTTTAGGAAGAATGATTTGAAGCAGGATGAGCATGTTGACAATTCCAATTTAGATGCGGAACAGAATGCCTCAGTTGACAAGTCACCTGCTGAAGATGAATTATCAGAGGCAGCCACTCCATTAACGGTCATACCACCTTTAAATGATTGTGATAAAAGCTATGCAGCAAAGTTTTCCAAAGGCGAAATGTATGGCAAACAATTACCCATTGAGAGTCACAGCAATAGCTGTATTGCTGATGATACTGAAGATCAAATGTTGGACATAACATCCATACCGGTAAGTTAACCTACATCAGGATTCTACTTTTTGATTGAGTGGAAAGCTTTTTATCatggattaattatttttgaagcgattgtttctttttcttcttcatgttAAGCCGGTTCAGGATCTAGAGAAGGAGTTGGGAAATTTTTATGACCCGTCATCGCAGCCAGATTGGAAGATCTTCTCCCCATTGCACTCACAGATGCAGGCGGAACTTGGATCTTCTTATTTGCAGGCCCCCTTGAATAATGACATGTTTGGCTATCAAAAAGATGTCCAGTTTCCATATGGAACAAATGCTCTTGATATTAATGACTTTTTGAACTCAGTACTCGTCAACTCAGATGAGTTTTCATGTGAAGATTCTGGACAAGAATTGGCATCACATCATATTGACACAAAAAATTGCAGCATAACTGGCCCGATGATTAAGGACTCTGGATCATGTAGTGAGTCAGAAGCAGAAGTTACCCAAGGGCTGGTGAGTGGAACCATGTATTGCATCATTCATCCGTGTCGCTTGGTTAGAAAGTTCTGTAAGTACATGATCTGTGctgcttttctttttattccAGGTTGAGCCAGACTTCTTTGATCCTGAGGTGCTGTGGGACAATTTTGATCGAGAGGCTGCAGTTAAGAGAGAGGTTAATTCCCTTGAAGCTACAGCGCTAAAGGCGCGCAGTCCACTAGGTTTATCTTATGTTGGCAATGATTACGCTGTAGGAAATCTAGGTTTCTTTCAGAATACCTACCCTGGACATTATGGTTATCCTGCTAGTATTGGTGGAAGTCAGGTCCCGAACTTCCTAAAAGTAGAACAATCCGGTGTTCGCAATAATGTAGCAAGCACTGAATCTGGCTCAGGAACTGGAATAAAACTCAGGACCAGGCAAATGCATAATCAACTTGATGACACGCAGTTCAACCAACCTGACAACACACAGTCTAGACAACAGGGTACTGCTCACAGAAGAATACGTTTACATATGAAAATGCAAGTCGGACCAGTTGAGTGTCGCATGCGCTCTGATTCTAGTGAGGGGGCAGAAATTCATGAAGCAGTGGCTGAGGTAAAGCCTGTCTTTTCTCCTAAAGGTTTTAGCTTGTTtcttaaattagaaaatatattacCCTCTCAGACATTAAAATGTGAAGTATCATGTTGGGATTGTGCAGGGTGAGAAAGCCTCTGATGAACATAGTTCTACCACCAGTGATACTACAACAATTAAAGATCTTGTTGGGGAAACTGATGAGTTGAGCACTCAAGTGAAAGATGCAGATGACTCTCCAGTTGAAGAAAGTCTTGATGTGTCCTTTAAGTCCGCTACAAAGCTCTCAAGTTCATCACACGTTTACATGTCCAAGGTTCTTGTGGTTGCAAGTCTTCTTGTGGTCTTTATTGGTGTTTGGAGTTGCTTTAGACTCTGTGTATAGTGTGCGTCGGCTACTGTACTTGTATTTATAGATTCCCAATATATAATGGGGTATGTATTCAGGGTAGAATGAACTAACCGTTCCTCTTTGTTTAATTTaaccttgtatttttattgcCAGCAGGAACTTGAGTTGAGACATTAGAGATTGCTAGTGTATATTTGAAGAGCTTGCTCGTTATGTACATGTTTCTTGTAGAGTAAGATATTAATATTGAGTAGTTTTCTTggcaaattttttattttgggattTTAACTCTCATCCTGTTGAGTCCCTTTTCCTCGTCTTTTCACATGCAAACACCAAAACAAAAGGATTTATGACGATCTAATAAACTTCACAGATGCGttagaaacaatttttctgtAGGCAGCAGATGTAAATGAATGGTTAAGAGGACAACTCGAAACAAAAGCAAAAAATTGAGCAGATAACAAACGccttttgtttattaaaaaaacacattCCAATTAGAAAAAGGTGTGGGGTGAGAGAGGCTCGAACTCTCGACCTCAGGATTACTCAGTAGCTATGAGACTTACGCGCTAGCCAACTGCGCCACCACCCCTTGTTTATTTTGCTGTAGTAATTTGTACAAGGACTAAATCAGCACTTAATTAAGATTCACACAACGGAAATCTCCAGGCCTGCGTTTCTAtgtttatctttatttcttGCGTTCATCATAAGTTTGACATGTTTAACTATgtgcaactttcacatataacaaataaaaaatttatatttgtatgtaataacaaattttgcataattacgctttatagcaaacatataactgtataattcgctatacatatacaattgtattattcgctggcctaaattatataattcgctggcctcgctatacatatacaattgtatgaaTCGCTGGCCTAGATTGTATAAATCGAtggcctatttcactgcaactgtataattcgctggtctatttcactgcaattgtataattcgctgcaatatttatataaaatttgctttgcatacaattgaattgaagtaaaatgtttgtatattgtataattataagactataagaagaagatatatctttttctctcgctttatacaaaatcaGAAACACATttatacacttttgttgtataaagcgagagaaaattgtatttcactgcaattgtataattcgttggcctttttcgctacaatatttgtataaaatttgcatttgtctacaattgaatcgaagcaaaatgtttgtaaattgtataattaagtgtatatcacgaagatatatgtttttgcatgtggatatacaattttctcttgctttatacaaaatagaaacacaatttatacacttctgtgtgtAAAGCGAGGTAAAAAattaaggaatcccatagtgtaattcaataattacactctgtcccgacaaatttagtatttacaaaaaatccctttAATTTGTTGtgccgtgatactttagactctactgatacatggtaaatgatacatggtaagtttaaactgttgagaaaaaaatgggaaaaaaacggtaaatttaatgttgttactaaaacagcttattttacggtaacagatcattaatcagcatAAATTCGGCAcataattggatattaatttcaaattttgaaaatcaaagattatatcatttagtttgaatacattttttatgaacaatctgttaaattttgaactatagtaattttattgttgttactgtggatttttcaagatgaatacttcaattttgatgagacattccggaatttgggtgaacgaattgcagtatgaaagttacaaaatcgatacattataacaattttcaaaacatatcagtacatcaactaaacaactaataccttactgatacatgatatcaattttcagaaaattcatactacatgaaaaacatgtgatacatatatactacatgtatcagtgcattgactaaacattataacatgtggtacatatctaatacatgtatcagtacatcgactaaacactatacacactgattctatatgtatcatcaagcacagttgatgacgcagttattaaacttagtgaatgatacattgtAACAAATTTTCAGAACTTCATGatacatgataataattttcatgatttttgatacatattggattccttaaaatttttactaatttcagcAACAGTTTTAAGTACCAAAATACTAACCCGAGACAATGTAGGCCTAACAACAATGTTTGCtgcttttttttgttgttgtattttgacaaccattgattttgatgtttcgccagagtctttgtttgaatccttctgaagattcatacgatcatgcaaagacttttttctattttctttccaattttcatcgtcggaatcatatatccttctattaattaacggatccattactatgatgtcatagaacaattaacaaaaacaaaaaagggaagaaaagaaGACCTGATGAtggattaaaaagaaaaagatgctGGGTTAAAACGATGATGGATTAAGTAGAAAAAGACgatgatggattaagaagaaaaagaagaaaccaataaaatatgctggttaagaagaagaaagacgaTTATGGAGAAAGAAGAACTGAAAACGTGATGGAGTAAGAACTGAACGGGAgagaaattgtccaaatttttgaaatttcaaatattttgaattttgaaattcaaaatttcaaaattgggtgttttaattaaaattaataattcaaaatccaaaaactgatttaaaaggttgagtgttttaatggagaaaatccaaaatccaaaaactgatttaaaaggttgagtgttttaatggagaaaaaataggcattaaaatggataattgtgtattataggagagagaatgttatgtatctataaacttatactaaaattaaaaaaaaaggaattatgtaatatttaaaaaaagaagggaaaattagagaatataaaacttatagttgtgtatttaagttatttttcctaaaGCGACAAAGGCGAgtagagggagagtggcgagcgagaattttgggagagaggcgactgacaaactttgaaaaacatttactatgaagcacaattaaatcaaaccgtagctactccatttattttaggttgttagtttgctattatatataattattcctTTAATCAGAATTTTCCTTGGTTTTTATAGTTCTAAGACGGTAGGGTAGTATAGTAGTTGTTTCGTTGATTGCTTATTATGATCCTTTTTGTGTTTGCTTTATGcattaaacaaaaaagaaaattttgcgATTTAGTTTTGGTTTAAGACTCAACTCTGTCCATGTGTTTGCTCTTGAAATATGATCATCAATCTACATAAATCTAGTATTAGTAGACATGggaatttgaatttaattgatTATACAAATGAAGATACAGATGCTCTATTGTCTtcgaatttaatttaattatttatcgcCCTTTTTGTTAGTAATTCTTAAGTAAGCTTGTTAATTAGAGCACAAAATTATAGAGGAATTGAACCTGGatttttttcaacttccaaGCATCCTTTAGACTTAGTTGAAACAGTAATTCAGTGGTCATTCATTGAATAAGTGATATTGTTGAGTAATTATTAATCAATAcgatatgaaataaaataataatgtactACAACTTATACAAAACAGTTGCCTTAAGCAACATAGCTCTCTTTGCCTATATATTCCATTTGAAAATTCAATTGCTTTTTCACTGCATCGAGGATAGGTGAAAAACATATTACACCCACACAATCCATCTAAAATGCATTTATTAactatatttcattttatttcaagtctcaaaatatgaaaacttatTATATGTCATAACAGGTGCGTCGATATTTATTATATGCGTCGATACTAGTGTTCACTTGAATCTCATAGGTAAAAAGTTATACGatataaacaagaaaaaaatattagtgtATATATAGATTTATATTCTCTTAAACATAAAAGAGTAGAGGTTGGTTCAGTCGTTTAGTAAATTGAAGATTCAAAAACTAGACACTAAATTTTTGCTTCCAAACTCATGAATCCGCTAATTATAGTATTATTTTCATCGGTCATTCGAAATAATTTCTTTATCTTCATGAGGTAATGATAAGATGTGATTCAGTCAGTGGCTATGTTGTTGTATTGATTACTAAGCCGAATCTAGCTAAATCCCATTTTTTCAATTAAGGAACATAATTGAAAGTATATTCTGTAGTTTGAATTGTAACAAGAAAGGTAATGGGTGGTTGAGTTTTGATTGCCTTTTTGCTACAAATGATGCAATATGCATATGAGGTGTCTGCATGTTACCAACTTTTCTGTTCCACTTAACAAAATACTAATCAAAATTCCAGATCTAGTGACCCACAATTCCACAcctaaaaagaacaaaaaactattttcatcaaccatacacacacacaaaaaaaaaaacaccccaaCTATAATTAACGAACAAATTCACAAATTTCAAACACGTAAGAAATTTCATGTAAAACATCTCtatttgaagaaatattttatcaatcCAACTAGATCTCAAATCAAACTTGAAAACTTCaattatctcaaaattttcCTTTGGTTGGCAATATGTCATAATAATTCAAGTTTAACGTTTTCTGTTAGGTGAAGTGGGGTAATAAGTAATCTTATAAGTTGTAATTAATGCAACAAAACTACTGATTAGTGCTGACTCATTTCCACGTAAACTTAGCGTCCATGTTGTGTCACAATAGGGACATATTCACAACTTTGATCTCAAAAGTACTTACTTTAATTACCTAATTAATCAATTCCACATAgaaaaatccttttgaaattAATCAAACTATTTGTTATCTTCTCTTTAACATGTAACTaagaaatagataaaattaaaaaaaaaggtctaataaacaaataatttgagataattatttttaaaagtcacgACAGATAATTTAGATTTGACAAAATGAATGTTAAAGTATTAGTAGTTACTAGTTATCAATCAATTTCATTGTCTGGATTCTGGACCTGTTTGGTAAGGTTGGTTTAGTGAAAGAATCGTAagtatgaattttataattaatcgATCGTTAAACAGAAAAATGTCACATGAACTACAAACTCTAATTTAAGTCTATAACATTTatctattttcctttctttatttACCAGTTTCTGTTTTCCTTTTTGTTGggtctcttttcttttctatttctgCTATTATTtctgttttatacaattttattattcaGGAGTACATAGACGTGATTAATTTTGGCACCcactaaatttgaatttaaaactctaaattaatatattattactttatataaatttcaattattaaatttaGGATAATACTCAATTATCCCCTAGCCTATACTCAAAATCCCTATGATACACCTTATCTTTgatgaggtcctattaccctccattttttttaagtaatttattacCCCTTGCGTGCCTACGTGGCAATAGTCGTGATTTCACCCATGTAGGACGCGTGAGTGCAGAGTGAGTGCAGATTTTGACTAACAATGACCAATACAAGTTAGCCACGTGTCAAAgcaatttgaaaagaaaacaaaaataaattttattgtttctctcaaaagcatcttcttcctcttttcaaaaaataactcCATGTTCATGGTTCTTCATTTTTGAAGAAGCTCCATCCATTATCATTCAAGTTAAATAGCTCCTTGTTTTGAAAaggtaaagtaaaatttaatatattcgtTACATCTTTTTATGTCGATtattaaatcttattttttttttgacaatgttTATAAAGTTAGGGTTATGACAAAATTCGAGTTGAATAAGTTGTGTATGGATGAGAACGATTCAATGTTACACTGCAACCAAAAATTAACTCCCAAAATCCAATAACGAAAATCAAATTTCAGTTGAAAATCTAATTTCtaacctttgaaatcgatcccGTCCACACATGCAACACTTTCTCTCTTTCTACTTCATCTActttttggtaaaattaatttggaaaaGAGGAAACGCCAGCTTTTCAAACTTGGGAAGTGTAAAGTAACTTTATCGAAAGCTGAAACAGTGGGTCCCGGCGCGTGTTCAACAAACAAATCGACCTTGCAGATTATTATTGCCACGTAGGCACGCAAGGGGTAATAAATAACTTGAACAAAAAGTTgaaggggtaataggacctcatcAAAGATAAGGTGTGTCGTAGGGATTTTGGGTATAGGCTAGAGGGATAATTGAGTATTAtcacttaaatttattatatttcacGTTTAACATACTGAATTAAATCGATCGGGGAGTTTGAGATGTAGAAATGGAACAACCCATGTGATACCAACTTTGAAGCTCAAAGAACTTTACACGCAAATCATTAGAAATTTAGCATCCCCATATTTTGTTCAAAGTTACCAAGTTGTATCGCATAAATTAAAGTttagagatatatatatatatatatttttttatctgcGACAAAAAAGTTGATAAATTTATGCAGGGAAAAAAAAGTACCTTTAAAATTGAAGATCAGataaaagggagaaaaaaaagttcaaataatGGAGTTTGCTAGTTCATTATGAAGCATAGCAAATTGGAGTATTGTTTACTGATCCATTAACATTCTCTATACGAGGCCCCCCACGTGTTTAATTTTTCATCTTCTGTTCTAGAATTTTCTACAATTAAAAAGAAGATTAGGAAAATGTGAAATGAATTAAAGGTCTGATTAACGCATAGTTGAAGTTAATCAGTGATGGTTTGGCTAATTAATCTGCTCTTGGGTCAATGTATTAAGACAAATTATGTGATTAGGTAGGTGATTAATAATGGTGGGACACACTCAAACAGGAGACAACAATAGTTCTCGAAACCTAAGCAACATACTCACTCTtagttgaaaaaaagttacaCGTGGACAATCCTCCTTTTGTAGAGTCAATTAGTATTagaacaatatttattttgctcGACTTCAAATTAAATGCTCACTCactaaatatttgattttaggtctaaaataaagtgttaaataatgaaaaaatcataaataattttgatttttgagagTTAATCTAATGAatgtttaaagttaaaattcaatataatttcaacTCTCAAAAAGCTCTAAACTAAATAAATGGAGATAGtacattttatataataatttgattaaattagtATTCTCACAAAGCACAATATTCTCTTTTGTATCTAATCTCTCTcctactaattatttttttaattaaattgaatCCACTTTATTATGTCTATAAATTTGATTAGCCCCTACTCTTTGGAAACCCCTCTTCTTctctctttaaaaaaaaaattggttcttccgtaactaatatacaaaaagAAGGAATAAATTTAGTTTGATTGTAGTCTGCATGTGCTCTGCCATCGCATAGACTCTGCTTTTTTGAGTAATAATCGCACCGCCCATTTCTCTCTTTACAATCTTATTTTGTCATAGAACTCCTTATTTGATTCTCCAACTTTTCAACTATATAAAACCTATCCCTCTGTTTTTGACTCAATCGAAAAAACAGAGACAATGGGTGAAGAAACGAAACAGGTTAGtactctgtttttttttaatgaatggatttatatttgtttatcgAATGGATGAGATTGTGATTGAAATGTACGTAAAACAGGAGCCACCAAAGGAAGAAGTAAAAACAGAGGAAGAGCAAACAGAGCCAAAACCACCTTCGCCTTTTGTTTTGTACGTTGACTTGCATTGTGTTGGATGTGCAAAGAAAATTGAGAGGTCCATTTCAAAGATTAGAGGTTTGTATACCTTCTATGTTTTTATATCGCAGCGGCAGAATTTTCATAACAGGAAGTGTATGTAGTATAGTATAGTGTTATTTTTCGATCCCCTTTAGCTCTCTCGACCCTAATTTTGTGTACCTTGGAGCAGGGGTTGAGGGAGTAGTAATAGAAATGGCGAAAAACACAGTGACAATAAAGGGAGTAATAGAGCCACAAGCAGTGTGCGACAGAATTACGAAGAAAACTAAAAGAGTTGCAAAAGTGTTATCACCCCTGCCGGCTGCTGAAGGTGAACCAATTCCTCAAGTGGTTGCTTCACAGGTATAATTGTTGTGGCATGTtatactactttttttttgatTGATTGTTCATATAATTAAAGAATCATAATGTTTGCTTTTATTAGGTAAGTGGATTGACTACTGTGGAGCTTAATGTCAACATGCATTGTGAGGCTTGCGCCGAGcaacttaaaaaaaagattctCAGAATGAAAGGTAACCATGTTATTCAAAACTTTTAACTAGTTAACGATTGGGATCCATCATCAATAACACTAACGTTATTAGATTTTCGGGTGGTAATGAGGAAATCATATTCACACAGCACAGTGAAATgaataattagttagttattcTTTTATCATGCGTTTTGcttcactttattttttcaacacgAAAAATACTAAGCAAGAGCAAGCCATAGAATGTCAACATAAAGCTTCTAAGAGTAAAATTTATCCATATCAAATGTTTAGATATAACCTTATCAATCagttaatatgaagtaaagtacAAATCATTTAATCAAGGTTGAGTAAaaccattttatattcaaataaataccatatatatatatatatacacacactaggataaaaataagtttttaccTAGAGAGATGGTGAGTTATTCCCCTCTGTCCCCATATTTTAGGTGGTGGTGGGACAATGGGCAGGTGCACAAATGTTATCCATATATATAAAGTTGCAACAGCATTTACaaattatttgaataatttGCACATAATTAATAGCCTGAAAAACATGATAAGAAATCTCAGAAATGATGGGTAATTAATTGCTTAAAGTCTGTCGATTGACCGTGTAAAATCAGAACTATTCTCTTTGACCAAATAGAATTTAGCGATTCTGGATTTATTCCTTACTAAACCTATTATTCTGTCCGCCATAAATTAAGTATTACTATAATTTAATGATacgataatatttatttaattaacacacaataatattaaattaattagtgtttGTACATCTTGTTGAATTTAGGTGTTAGAAGTGCGGAAACAGAAGCCAGCACTGGCAAAGTAACGGTGACGGGCACTATGGACGCTAACAAACTCGTCGACTACGTCTATCGACGCACCAAAAAACAAGCCAAAATTGTCCCTCAGCCCGAACCTGAGCCCGAAAAGCCCGTTGAAGAGACCAAGCCCGACGAGGCGAAGCCCGTTGAAGAACCAACGCCCGAAGATAAGAAAGATGAAGGTACACCCCCGACTGAAAATAAAGAAGGGGGCGATGGTGAAAAACCACCGGAGGGAGAAAAAAACGAAGGCGGTGGTGGAGGAGAAGCGATGATCATTCCAATTGAAGATCATTATGATGAACATACGATTAATAAGTTGATGTACTATCATCCTTATCAGCCACTTTACGTCATTGAAAGAATTCCACCTCCGCAGTTATTCTCAGATGAAAATCCCAATGCATGTTGCattacataattaataaataaacatgcTATCAATTATAGTACGTACTTGATTAATCAATCCTCACACTAAGTTTTTATGATATTGTGAAACGATGATTAATTTAAAACGTAGGAGTATTGAATTTGATTTGTTGCTTGGATGGTCATGTGAAGGGGATTATTCTATCTCTAGATGAATAATGATAAATACAAATGTTTATCGTGTAATATATATCTAATCTGAATATGTTATTTCAAGAGTAGATATAAAAATGTTACATCATTATTGTTTGTTgtgtataaatattatttaccaTCTTTGATAATGTTAcgatatgatattttatttaatgttaattaCGCAGAGTTGTCTATCTTAGATGATTCTTAgatgtttatattttattatatgctCGTTCGATTATATACGACGAAACTTATATTGATATAAGCACTTTTAATTTGCAACTGatttataaatatgatttaagtATGTTCACACATATGATTGTAGTTTATCACATATAAATTACAAtcatatatgataaaattagaGATACCATAAAAGCAGGCTCGAAACAAAAACACTTTGTAATGAAGCCACTGTGAAAACAATTGGAAAAAATTTTATGGTTTCTCCGTTTGACAAAGTATGACCTGGTTTAATTTGGCACggagtttaaaaatataaaggaGACTTTTGAATCTTATAACCCTAATTTAAAGTTAGATGAAATGTACAAAACTGCCTGTTGATCTTGTGGCTTAAAAGTGTGACGaggaaagttgaaattaaaatattaccaaaagaaggaagaagtcattttttttaaacaaaccaaaaaggaaaggagatcaattccagtAATTTTTAGACCTCAATTTAAGAGGACATTTTCccataaaaataggaaaattaaacactttattttataaaattaaagttgTGTTCGGCcatatttttataacaaatatttaaaattaagaagtacatttatttttttttaaaaaaagtaaaatatcattttaaaaagtttattttatatataaaaaaaaagataaatttgtaGATGAAAATCTTCTAAAAGTGAAAACAAAGGTTTTGATCCGAAACTCaaagtacaacaaaaattttATGGCTCATTGTTGAATTTCCAATAAAATCCCAAAAAAGTGAAATGTTTTGatgtttaattataaaaatttcttttttttttaagtgtctTTAACAAAATGCCTCTTTTTATTattagcaaaaaaaatttaatttcaaaattcatttataataataaaatttctccTATCAGTCTTAATTTGTATTCTCAAACTTAATAAACACTCAATTACATCCAACAAATTGAGAAGGAGCCATGACCACTCCTAAAAATACAAATTGAGACATAATGCGTGTTAGAAAGTGTTCGATAGTAGATTCTACTTTTTCCCTCTACACAGACAAATGCATGGGTTCCACGTGGTTCGGTCCCACCGTTTGGGATTTACGCAGATCTGAGTCAGCTACCGACTTGGAAGTTATACTTTTTAATattgtgattctaaattaaagttatattaaaaaACGTGTTTTCtaatgttaaaattaaaattttatcaaaaaaggaaatgaatcacagactaaaaaataaataaagtcatttttaaaaaacaggAGAGTTTCATAGCAAAAGAGTGGGCCCGTGGGACCCTTTTGTAACGTGGGAGTGGCCCACTTTTCCTCTCAAAATACGTTCATCTCCTTTTGTCTCCATAAATTTCATTTCTCCGCACTCCATTGTGTCGCTTGTAGCGACAATCCACGTTTAGCATTGGAATAGTCTATATTGGGGTTTTGATAGGATTGGAGCGATAATTAaagatttcaaatttatatttctgt encodes the following:
- the NACMTF2 gene encoding putative NAC domain containing protein NACMTF2, encoding MMAVLPGENPIAVLPVDKQMGIPPLNTLPVGYRFRPTDEELVNHYLRLKINGADSQVSVIREVDICKLEPWDLPDLSVVESHDNEWFFFCPKDRKYQNGQRLNRATERGYWKATGKDRNIVTKKGSKIGMKKTLVYYIGRAPEGKRTHWVIHEYRATEKSLDGSHPGQGAFVLCRLFRKNDLKQDEHVDNSNLDAEQNASVDKSPAEDELSEAATPLTVIPPLNDCDKSYAAKFSKGEMYGKQLPIESHSNSCIADDTEDQMLDITSIPPVQDLEKELGNFYDPSSQPDWKIFSPLHSQMQAELGSSYLQAPLNNDMFGYQKDVQFPYGTNALDINDFLNSVLVNSDEFSCEDSGQELASHHIDTKNCSITGPMIKDSGSCSESEAEVTQGLVEPDFFDPEVLWDNFDREAAVKREVNSLEATALKARSPLGLSYVGNDYAVGNLGFFQNTYPGHYGYPASIGGSQVPNFLKVEQSGVRNNVASTESGSGTGIKLRTRQMHNQLDDTQFNQPDNTQSRQQGTAHRRIRLHMKMQVGPVECRMRSDSSEGAEIHEAVAEGEKASDEHSSTTSDTTTIKDLVGETDELSTQVKDADDSPVEESLDVSFKSATKLSSSSHVYMSKVLVVASLLVVFIGVWSCFRLCV
- the NACMTF2 gene encoding putative NAC domain containing protein NACMTF2 isoform X1, whose amino-acid sequence is MMAVLPGENPIAVLPVDKQMGIPPLNTLPVGYRFRPTDEELVNHYLRLKINGADSQVSVIREVDICKLEPWDLPDLSVVESHDNEWFFFCPKDRKYQNGQRLNRATERGYWKATGKDRNIVTKKGSKIGMKKTLVYYIGRAPEGKRTHWVIHEYRATEKSLDGSHPGQGAFVLCRLFRKNDLKQDEHVDNSNLDAEQNASVDKSPAEDELSEAATPLTVIPPLNDCDKSYAAKFSKGEMYGKQLPIESHSNSCIADDTEDQMLDITSIPDLEKELGNFYDPSSQPDWKIFSPLHSQMQAELGSSYLQAPLNNDMFGYQKDVQFPYGTNALDINDFLNSVLVNSDEFSCEDSGQELASHHIDTKNCSITGPMIKDSGSCSESEAEVTQGLVEPDFFDPEVLWDNFDREAAVKREVNSLEATALKARSPLGLSYVGNDYAVGNLGFFQNTYPGHYGYPASIGGSQVPNFLKVEQSGVRNNVASTESGSGTGIKLRTRQMHNQLDDTQFNQPDNTQSRQQGTAHRRIRLHMKMQVGPVECRMRSDSSEGAEIHEAVAEGEKASDEHSSTTSDTTTIKDLVGETDELSTQVKDADDSPVEESLDVSFKSATKLSSSSHVYMSKVLVVASLLVVFIGVWSCFRLCV
- the LOC101253261 gene encoding heavy metal-associated isoprenylated plant protein 9-like, whose amino-acid sequence is MGEETKQEPPKEEVKTEEEQTEPKPPSPFVLYVDLHCVGCAKKIERSISKIRGVEGVVIEMAKNTVTIKGVIEPQAVCDRITKKTKRVAKVLSPLPAAEGEPIPQVVASQVSGLTTVELNVNMHCEACAEQLKKKILRMKGVRSAETEASTGKVTVTGTMDANKLVDYVYRRTKKQAKIVPQPEPEPEKPVEETKPDEAKPVEEPTPEDKKDEGTPPTENKEGGDGEKPPEGEKNEGGGGGEAMIIPIEDHYDEHTINKLMYYHPYQPLYVIERIPPPQLFSDENPNACCIT